A window of the Vibrio pomeroyi genome harbors these coding sequences:
- a CDS encoding ABC transporter permease, with translation MFWYTLRRINLFVITLAILTLVGFSLLRLDQTSPWAIQDFWPGWISYITELSTLNFGLSKHGVPIIDELVVVFPATLELCFFAFVLALFIGIPFGTIAGMRQGKFVDTTISFTSMAGYSAPIFWVALLMIMVFSLHFEMFPVGGRYDLLYEIEHVTGFAMIDAFFAEGRYRAHALQSVIEHMALPCLVLALAPTTQVIRLMRASVAEVMTQNYIRAARIKGLSTREIITQHVLRNAIPPIIPKVGVQLSSMLTLAIITESIFNWPGIGRWLLDALSNQDYVSIQAGVIVVATLVLTANILSDLLGAMVNPLVRKEWYANK, from the coding sequence TCGATTAGACCAAACCTCTCCTTGGGCTATCCAAGATTTCTGGCCCGGTTGGATTAGCTATATTACTGAATTATCGACGCTCAACTTCGGTTTGAGTAAACACGGTGTGCCCATCATTGATGAACTAGTCGTTGTGTTCCCTGCGACTCTGGAACTGTGCTTCTTCGCTTTTGTACTAGCGCTTTTCATCGGTATCCCTTTTGGCACCATCGCGGGTATGAGACAAGGTAAATTTGTCGATACTACTATCTCGTTCACCTCAATGGCAGGCTACTCGGCACCTATATTTTGGGTCGCACTATTGATGATCATGGTGTTCTCACTGCACTTTGAGATGTTCCCTGTTGGCGGTCGATACGATCTACTTTACGAGATTGAGCACGTGACTGGCTTCGCGATGATTGATGCTTTTTTTGCTGAAGGTCGCTACCGAGCACATGCATTGCAAAGCGTTATCGAACATATGGCACTGCCTTGTCTTGTTTTAGCACTCGCGCCAACGACGCAGGTTATCCGACTTATGCGCGCGTCGGTAGCAGAGGTGATGACTCAAAACTACATTCGTGCGGCACGAATAAAAGGTCTTTCAACAAGAGAGATCATCACTCAGCACGTGTTAAGAAATGCGATTCCACCGATTATTCCTAAGGTCGGCGTTCAGCTATCGAGTATGTTAACGCTCGCGATCATTACCGAATCGATTTTTAACTGGCCGGGCATTGGCCGCTGGTTATTAGATGCTCTGTCTAATCAAGATTATGTGTCAATTCAAGCGGGCGTAATTGTGGTGGCAACTCTGGTTTTGACTGCGAACATTCTGTCCGATCTATTGGGCGCGATGGTCAATCCACTGGTAAGGAAGGAATGGTATGCTAACAAATAA